A stretch of the Desulfovibrio subterraneus genome encodes the following:
- a CDS encoding VCBS domain-containing protein produces TAVDADAGESGFVAHGADAPLDGSYGKLTITESGEWKYELDGRAQALDNGDVRTETFTVTTNGGDTHTITITVNGTEDAPVITGTDTGAVTEDVTVAASGTLTAVDADAGESGFVAHGADAPLDGSYGKLTITETGEWKYELDGRAQALDAGDIRTETFTVTTNGGDT; encoded by the coding sequence TGACGGCCGTGGATGCGGACGCCGGTGAAAGCGGGTTCGTGGCGCATGGAGCCGATGCCCCGCTGGATGGTTCCTACGGCAAGCTGACCATCACCGAATCCGGTGAATGGAAATACGAGCTGGACGGCCGCGCACAGGCGCTGGACAATGGCGACGTACGAACCGAGACCTTTACGGTGACGACCAACGGCGGCGACACGCACACCATCACCATCACGGTGAACGGTACCGAAGATGCACCCGTCATCACCGGAACTGACACCGGAGCCGTGACCGAAGACGTGACCGTAGCTGCCTCCGGTACGCTGACGGCCGTGGATGCGGACGCCGGTGAAAGCGGGTTCGTGGCGCATGGAGCCGATGCCCCGCTGGATGGTTCCTACGGCAAGCTGACCATCACTGAAACCGGTGAGTGGAAATACGAGCTGGACGGCCGCGCGCAGGCGCTGGACGCTGGTGATATTCGAACCGAGACCTTTACGGTGACGACCAACGGCGGCG